In Nitrospirota bacterium, a single genomic region encodes these proteins:
- the rtcA gene encoding RNA 3'-terminal phosphate cyclase, producing the protein MKDVEQTSQAQAMIQIDGSRYSGSGTIVRQAVAFAALTGRPIHIVNARVRRPNPGLRPQHIRVVEAIRELVGGTAEGLTAGSQELWFRPGPLKAQPRYVWDIGTAGSTTMLGLALIPVLAFASSTVSVELRGGLFQDFAPSVFHLQYVVAPLLKKMGLKVEVMMERPGYVPRGEGVLRLTVTPPRTPLRSLTLEHAGAVRRMWGIALASHLVERKVSRRMAGAAKQVLARAGYDAEIEERDDTTALQPGAALALFADEEGGVCLGADRAGALRRTAESIGRHAATQLLEDLKTGAALDRFAADQVVPFAALAEGESRLLAPVITDHLATGAWLVEQFLGARVKIDGRLVCVSGVGFTGLRSDQQPAERSE; encoded by the coding sequence ATGAAAGACGTTGAGCAGACCAGCCAGGCTCAGGCCATGATCCAAATCGATGGTTCCCGCTATTCCGGCAGCGGCACGATTGTCCGCCAGGCGGTGGCCTTTGCGGCGCTCACCGGGCGGCCCATTCACATCGTCAACGCACGCGTCCGCCGGCCCAACCCCGGTCTCCGGCCGCAGCACATCCGCGTCGTGGAGGCGATCCGGGAGTTGGTCGGCGGGACAGCCGAAGGCCTGACGGCGGGGTCGCAAGAACTGTGGTTCCGTCCGGGGCCGCTGAAGGCGCAGCCGCGGTATGTGTGGGATATCGGGACAGCCGGCTCGACCACAATGCTGGGCCTGGCTCTCATACCGGTGTTGGCGTTTGCTTCCTCGACGGTGTCGGTCGAGTTGCGGGGCGGGCTGTTCCAGGATTTTGCCCCCTCGGTCTTCCACCTTCAATACGTCGTAGCGCCGCTGCTGAAGAAGATGGGGCTGAAGGTCGAGGTGATGATGGAGCGGCCGGGCTATGTGCCGAGAGGAGAGGGCGTTCTGCGCCTGACCGTCACGCCGCCGCGGACGCCTCTTCGGAGCCTGACGCTGGAACATGCCGGCGCCGTGAGGCGAATGTGGGGGATCGCGCTCGCCTCGCATTTGGTTGAGCGGAAGGTCAGCCGGCGGATGGCCGGGGCGGCCAAGCAGGTGTTGGCGCGCGCCGGGTATGACGCGGAGATTGAAGAGCGGGACGACACCACGGCGCTCCAACCGGGAGCGGCGCTCGCCCTCTTTGCCGACGAGGAAGGCGGGGTCTGTCTGGGGGCGGATCGAGCCGGGGCCCTCAGACGGACCGCCGAGTCGATCGGAAGACACGCGGCGACGCAGCTTCTGGAGGATTTGAAAACAGGAGCCGCGCTTGACCGGTTCGCCGCGGATCAAGTGGTGCCGTTTGCGGCGCTGGCGGAGGGAGAGAGTCGGCTCTTGGCGCCGGTTATAACGGACCACCTGGCGACCGGCGCGTGGTTGGTCGAACAATTTCTCGGCGCGAGGGTGAAGATCGACGGGCGTCTCGTGTGCGTGTCCGGAGTCGGGTTCACGGGGCTTCGCAGCGATCAACAACCGGCGGAGCGTAGCGAATAG
- a CDS encoding universal stress protein has product MFRDRHEENDAVSPHRQLARPDAVHRYGFRVVRNRRALRRVVVGHEVQMVVVGSRGMKAIKRFLLGSVSQKVLVYSACSVPIVR; this is encoded by the coding sequence ATGTTTCGAGACCGCCATGAGGAGAATGATGCTGTATCACCTCACCGGCAGCTTGCGCGGCCGGACGCAGTTCATCGATACGGATTCCGTGTCGTTCGGAATCGGCGAGCCCTGCGGCGGGTCGTTGTCGGTCACGAGGTGCAGATGGTCGTCGTCGGCTCGCGCGGAATGAAGGCCATCAAGCGTTTCTTGCTGGGGAGCGTGTCGCAGAAGGTCCTGGTGTATTCCGCCTGTTCGGTGCCGATCGTCCGATAG
- a CDS encoding universal stress protein, with the protein MHILVALDESRYAETIIRWMNVFPHASGTRLTLVHVLEPFDVPEAVGSYGQDLLRKHRLASAEAFLEKGMRFLETSYQPVAAVVREGLPIYELLKCVRDTQPSLVVAGTRGLLAAKGFMLGSVSQRLLHYAPCSVLLVPAKVEPGKRFKLLLATDGSPGAKEAAGLVAGLPDVKQVTVLSAVRPFDHGDSARQGLAAAESRKVRTEIIQNRRATARRAIEETAEIMQRAGAIVKTRLVSGHPAEAIPREAKRGRYDLLVVGSRGLTGMTAIAMGSVSTAVAQSAPCPVLVVKPSDHTTQSSR; encoded by the coding sequence ATGCATATTCTGGTCGCTCTGGATGAATCCCGCTATGCCGAAACGATCATTCGCTGGATGAACGTGTTTCCCCATGCGTCCGGGACTCGGCTGACCCTGGTTCATGTCCTTGAGCCGTTTGACGTTCCTGAGGCGGTCGGAAGCTACGGCCAGGATCTTCTCAGGAAGCATCGTCTGGCGTCGGCAGAGGCGTTCCTTGAAAAAGGCATGAGATTCTTGGAGACATCGTACCAACCCGTCGCGGCCGTCGTCCGGGAAGGGCTGCCGATTTATGAACTGCTGAAGTGCGTGCGCGATACACAGCCTAGTCTGGTTGTGGCCGGCACGCGCGGATTATTGGCGGCCAAGGGTTTCATGCTGGGCAGCGTGTCCCAGCGACTTCTGCACTATGCCCCGTGTTCGGTGCTGCTGGTTCCCGCCAAAGTCGAGCCTGGCAAGAGGTTCAAGCTTCTGTTGGCGACCGACGGATCTCCCGGCGCGAAGGAGGCGGCCGGGTTGGTGGCGGGATTGCCGGATGTCAAACAGGTCACGGTGCTCAGCGCGGTACGGCCGTTCGATCACGGCGACTCGGCGAGGCAGGGGTTGGCTGCGGCCGAGTCACGAAAAGTCCGCACCGAGATCATCCAAAACCGGCGCGCAACGGCGCGCCGAGCGATCGAGGAAACGGCGGAGATCATGCAGAGGGCCGGTGCGATCGTCAAGACACGCCTGGTCTCCGGCCATCCTGCGGAAGCGATCCCCAGGGAAGCCAAGCGAGGCCGGTATGATCTGCTGGTCGTCGGCTCCCGCGGGCTGACGGGCATGACCGCCATCGCGATGGGCAGCGTTTCCACGGCCGTGGCGCAATCGGCCCCTTGCCCGGTTCTCGTCGTCAAACCGTCCGATCACACGACGCAGTCGTCACGCTGA
- a CDS encoding adenosine-specific kinase, whose amino-acid sequence MALISVAVQKPEAVNLILGQAHFIKTVEDLHEALVTAVPGIAFGLAFCESSGSCLVRWSGTDQELIELAKTNAQAVGAGHSFLILLRNCYPINVLPVIRQVPEVCHIYCATANPVEVILAETPQGRGILGVVDGMKPKGIEQEADIVARKALLRRFGYKL is encoded by the coding sequence GTGGCTCTCATTTCAGTCGCCGTTCAAAAGCCGGAGGCGGTCAATCTGATTCTGGGACAGGCCCATTTCATCAAGACCGTCGAAGACCTGCACGAAGCGCTCGTCACCGCGGTGCCCGGTATCGCATTCGGCCTCGCGTTTTGCGAATCGTCAGGGTCGTGTCTTGTTCGGTGGAGCGGGACGGATCAGGAGTTGATCGAGTTGGCGAAGACCAATGCTCAGGCAGTGGGGGCGGGACACAGCTTTCTGATCCTGCTGCGAAATTGCTATCCCATCAACGTCCTCCCGGTGATCCGTCAGGTGCCGGAGGTCTGTCACATCTATTGCGCGACGGCGAATCCGGTGGAGGTCATCCTCGCAGAGACCCCGCAGGGACGGGGCATTCTCGGTGTGGTGGACGGCATGAAGCCGAAAGGGATCGAACAGGAAGCCGATATCGTCGCACGAAAAGCGTTGCTCCGGCGGTTCGGGTATAAGCTGTAG
- a CDS encoding DNA polymerase ligase N-terminal domain-containing protein, whose protein sequence is MRRPIFNVQKHRASRLHYDFRLEIGGALKSWAIPKGPSLDPAVKRLAVEVEDHDLAYADFEGVIEEGRYGAGPVLVWDTGWFEPAGQGKGAQSAEAMWKAGTLDISLHGHRLRGRFSLVRMKGRPRQWLLMKQRDGEARPGFQVTEEWTTSVLSGRSIEDLEREVAAGALKTYRCG, encoded by the coding sequence ATGAGACGGCCGATCTTCAACGTGCAGAAGCATCGCGCATCGCGTCTGCATTATGATTTTCGCCTCGAAATCGGCGGCGCGCTCAAATCCTGGGCGATCCCGAAAGGACCGTCGCTCGATCCGGCGGTCAAGCGACTGGCGGTGGAAGTCGAAGATCATGACCTGGCCTACGCCGACTTCGAGGGCGTCATCGAAGAAGGACGTTATGGAGCCGGGCCGGTGCTGGTATGGGACACCGGATGGTTCGAGCCGGCAGGTCAAGGAAAGGGCGCGCAGTCGGCCGAGGCCATGTGGAAGGCGGGAACGCTGGATATCAGCTTGCACGGGCACAGGCTGCGCGGGCGGTTCTCGCTCGTCAGGATGAAAGGGCGCCCGCGGCAATGGCTGCTCATGAAGCAGCGGGATGGAGAAGCTCGGCCCGGCTTCCAGGTGACCGAGGAATGGACGACCTCGGTGCTGTCCGGCCGCTCGATCGAAGATCTGGAGCGGGAGGTTGCCGCCGGTGCGTTGAAGACCTACCGTTGCGGGTGA
- a CDS encoding THUMP domain-containing protein: MIAQQAQPLSSATSVKEADLPWNVLATAKDKEQRQLARRLGRFGDFRWTQFRGVLVGRVEDQQAFFEQLRRCEENEPGFLRPLAKMVPIDRLFTFTVENLPTVLKQMMADYVDVIDSGTFYVRVERRGHAGAFHSRELEQGLDRAVAESLTVRGEAPVVSFDDPDVILAVETVGDECGVGALTRALRSRFPFIRVP, from the coding sequence ATGATCGCTCAACAGGCGCAACCGCTCTCATCGGCGACGTCGGTGAAGGAGGCCGATCTTCCCTGGAACGTGCTCGCTACGGCCAAGGACAAGGAGCAGCGCCAATTGGCGAGGCGGCTTGGTCGATTCGGCGATTTCCGTTGGACGCAGTTTCGCGGAGTGCTGGTCGGGCGCGTCGAGGATCAGCAGGCGTTTTTCGAACAGCTCCGGCGCTGCGAAGAGAACGAACCGGGTTTTCTGCGTCCGCTGGCGAAGATGGTTCCCATTGATCGGCTTTTCACCTTCACCGTGGAAAACCTGCCGACCGTACTGAAGCAGATGATGGCGGATTATGTCGATGTGATCGATAGCGGGACCTTCTACGTGCGGGTGGAACGGCGCGGCCACGCAGGAGCGTTTCACAGCCGGGAACTGGAGCAGGGACTGGATCGAGCCGTCGCCGAGTCGTTGACGGTCCGGGGCGAGGCCCCCGTCGTCAGCTTCGACGACCCCGACGTGATCCTTGCGGTGGAAACGGTCGGGGACGAGTGCGGCGTCGGCGCGCTCACGCGGGCGCTGCGCTCGCGATTTCCGTTCATCCGGGTCCCGTAA
- a CDS encoding ABC transporter substrate-binding protein, with product MTESPTEVVRATINEVIRILEDKRLQAADQRAHRRRLLEDAIGRRFDYTEMAKRVLAAAWNTLNEAERAEFVGLFRSFLSDRYASKIEGYSGEQVAYLAERREGSFAEVRTKLISSKVEVPVDYRLMAKDGKWYAYDIVVDGVSLVRNYRSQFANIIRTSSYQELVRKLRERDIREERNPAG from the coding sequence ATGACCGAATCCCCGACAGAGGTGGTGCGGGCGACGATCAACGAGGTGATCCGCATTCTTGAAGACAAGCGCCTGCAAGCCGCCGATCAACGCGCACACCGCCGTCGCCTGCTGGAGGATGCGATCGGCAGGCGATTCGATTACACGGAGATGGCGAAGCGGGTCCTGGCCGCCGCCTGGAACACCTTGAACGAAGCCGAACGGGCGGAGTTTGTCGGGCTGTTCAGGTCGTTTCTCTCGGACCGGTACGCGAGCAAGATCGAAGGGTATTCCGGCGAACAGGTCGCGTATCTGGCCGAGCGGCGGGAAGGTTCCTTTGCGGAGGTGCGGACGAAGCTCATCTCGAGCAAGGTCGAGGTCCCGGTGGACTATCGTCTCATGGCAAAGGACGGGAAATGGTACGCCTACGACATCGTGGTCGACGGTGTGAGCCTGGTCAGGAACTATCGCAGTCAATTCGCCAACATCATCCGCACGTCCTCATATCAAGAGCTGGTCAGGAAACTGCGCGAGCGGGATATCCGCGAAGAACGGAACCCGGCCGGATAG
- a CDS encoding substrate-binding domain-containing protein, which produces MRCENGKMMEKAALAVFVAGVLLLAGAPRAGAGLTGRILVAGYGPELPVVEELGLAFEKAHPGTAIEFEWDRNLKAAEMVRSGDAKIAVTDHEEPGLKATAIAWDGIAVVVNFSNPVKETSKDQIRDLFTGKIRRWSELEGADKKVDVIHRPPDRNVRRGFESSLGIQGGQAAAGTIARSDQKALSTVSGQDNAVTYVSLSEALKALEDGVPIRILLVDKVEPGEPTVKDGRYPIRRPVLFLTAEHPDPLTDAFVTFARSPEGQKIVKKMFVPYTPPAPQRVQSSSPG; this is translated from the coding sequence ATGAGATGTGAGAACGGAAAGATGATGGAAAAGGCGGCGTTGGCCGTCTTTGTTGCGGGAGTTTTGCTGCTGGCAGGGGCTCCCCGGGCAGGCGCCGGCCTCACCGGCCGGATTCTGGTCGCCGGCTATGGACCGGAGCTGCCGGTGGTCGAGGAACTGGGCCTGGCGTTCGAGAAGGCTCACCCCGGCACCGCGATCGAGTTCGAGTGGGACAGGAATCTCAAGGCGGCGGAGATGGTCAGGTCCGGCGACGCGAAGATTGCCGTGACGGATCACGAGGAGCCGGGTCTGAAGGCTACGGCGATCGCGTGGGACGGGATCGCCGTGGTGGTGAATTTTTCCAACCCGGTCAAGGAAACGAGTAAAGACCAGATTCGGGATCTGTTCACCGGGAAGATCAGGCGCTGGTCCGAACTGGAGGGCGCGGATAAAAAGGTCGACGTGATCCATCGACCACCGGACCGGAACGTGCGGCGTGGGTTTGAGTCGTCATTGGGGATCCAGGGAGGTCAAGCTGCGGCCGGGACGATCGCACGGTCGGATCAGAAAGCGCTGAGCACCGTGTCGGGCCAGGACAATGCCGTGACGTATGTCTCCTTGAGCGAGGCGCTCAAGGCATTGGAAGATGGGGTGCCGATTCGGATCCTGCTCGTCGACAAGGTCGAGCCCGGCGAACCGACCGTGAAAGATGGGCGCTATCCCATCCGGCGTCCGGTCCTGTTTCTGACCGCCGAACACCCGGATCCATTGACGGACGCGTTCGTGACGTTCGCGCGCTCGCCGGAAGGCCAGAAGATCGTGAAGAAGATGTTCGTGCCCTACACACCTCCTGCGCCTCAGCGCGTCCAATCCTCGAGCCCCGGCTGA
- a CDS encoding CapA family protein, whose protein sequence is MRIALAGDVMLGRLVDESVIRNPASSPAAIWGDVLPVMLAADRRLINLECVISARGRPWRPFTKAFHFRAHPRAIEFLQAAGIDCVTLANNHVLDYGSDALLDCLALLDRAGIARTGAGRNLNEASAPARLHSPQGRLAVVAVTDNEPDWEAGAEKPGVHYIAYDRRGLLEPHRSRVADVLARAREQADFVIVSAHVGPNWGFPSPAMRAMAQEVVSLGADFYWGHSNHTPQGIELFRGRVILYSAGDFIDDYAVDPKERNDLSFLFTVDVERGRAARIRLHPVRIEDFGVRLARGEEADLVSGRMRAKCAAFGTGVEFQNGVGTIAVG, encoded by the coding sequence ATGCGGATTGCGCTGGCTGGCGACGTGATGCTGGGCAGGTTGGTGGATGAGTCGGTCATCCGAAATCCGGCCAGTTCCCCCGCGGCGATCTGGGGCGACGTCCTGCCCGTGATGCTGGCGGCCGACCGCCGGCTCATCAACCTCGAATGCGTCATCAGCGCCCGCGGCCGGCCCTGGCGCCCCTTCACGAAGGCGTTCCACTTTCGCGCCCATCCGCGCGCGATCGAGTTTCTCCAAGCCGCCGGAATCGATTGCGTCACCCTGGCGAACAACCATGTCCTGGACTACGGATCCGACGCGTTGCTGGACTGTCTGGCGTTGTTGGACCGGGCGGGGATCGCGCGGACCGGGGCCGGCCGGAACCTGAACGAAGCGTCGGCCCCGGCGCGGCTGCACTCGCCGCAAGGTCGGTTGGCGGTAGTCGCGGTGACGGACAATGAACCGGACTGGGAGGCCGGTGCTGAGAAACCCGGCGTCCACTACATCGCCTACGATCGGCGCGGTCTGCTCGAACCCCATCGGTCCCGCGTGGCCGACGTGCTCGCACGGGCCCGCGAACAGGCCGACTTCGTGATCGTCAGCGCCCATGTGGGGCCGAATTGGGGTTTTCCCTCCCCGGCGATGCGCGCCATGGCTCAGGAGGTCGTCTCACTCGGTGCGGACTTCTATTGGGGCCATTCCAACCACACGCCGCAAGGGATCGAGCTGTTCCGCGGCCGTGTGATTCTTTATTCGGCCGGGGATTTCATCGATGACTACGCAGTGGATCCGAAGGAACGCAACGACCTGTCCTTTCTGTTCACGGTCGATGTGGAACGCGGCCGGGCCGCACGTATCCGGCTGCACCCAGTTCGGATCGAGGACTTCGGCGTCCGGCTCGCGCGGGGGGAAGAAGCGGATCTCGTGAGCGGCCGCATGCGAGCCAAGTGCGCCGCGTTCGGCACGGGAGTCGAGTTTCAGAACGGCGTCGGAACGATCGCGGTGGGCTGA